The genomic window TTTAAATTTGCGTTCGTTCTTGCCGTCAACCAACGTCGACAAGCCTTCGAAGGTCCGCACCACGACGGTGAACTTGCCGGGATTGTCCAGCAAACTGTACTCGACCTCTTTGTTCATGCTCATCACAAACGCGTCGACTTCGGGCTGCTGAAAGAAGTCTTCGGGCAATAGCGGATTGCGTGTCACGAAGGCGGTTGCCATGGGTGTTTTGCGACCGTCTTTTTTCTCGCCCATCAATTGCCGTTGGAATTTTCGAACGGCCGCCAGCGGGCCATCGTCCTGTCCTTCCATGCCGTAGGCTTTGGGCGTTGCGGCTTTGATCGTGCTCAGAACGTCATCGACATCCGCATGGTCGATGGAATCGAATTCACCGACCAACACCGAAAAGGTGTCGTACGCCTGCGGATTGGCGTACCGTACTCGTTTCTCTCCGGTCTCCAGGTCGGGCACACGGCCGGTGAAGTCAAAGGATTCGCGATAAATAAACGCCGGAAGGTCGTAGTCGCTGCGCAGTTCCAAGACCAGCGCTTCGGCGCGTTTCAAGCCGGACTCGCCGGCAAACGTGGCTGCCAGGATCAACCACGGCCCGTCCTCTTCGGTCAAAGTGTAGGACTGTGTGGGATCGGCCGCGACGGATTTTTTACCAAACATCCGCAGCAGGCTGGGCGCGTCGGCGACGGCCCGCACGGGCACGATGAAGGTGGTTCCAGCGAAGGCCGTGACGGCCAACAAAATCAGCCCCAGGGAGCTACGCGATGTTTGAAATGAGCGAAACATGTCGATCCTTGACCTGTCAATCGGTGTGGAAGCCAACCGTCTACTGACGGCTAGATGGTTCGTAGCAAACCAGGGGGCGGCAGCGAAAGCCCGGTTACGCCACTTTGCGACGTACAGGCTGGTCATGCACAGGTTCGTCGCGTACCAGATCTTCGATTTCGGCGTACATGCTCAGCACCTCAGCCGGGCGACGGTCCCGCTCGCGTTGCGTTTCCGCCTCCCAAGTCATGCCTCGTTGCGGAGCCGTCGAAACGCGAACCCCCAGCGAAGCCTTAAAGCGGCTGAACCAGATCACTCCCTGCGGCCAGCGTTCATTGACCTGGCCCAGGTAGCTGCGATTGTCGGTCGCCCAAGCGATATGCAGGGCCAGCAGACTGACCACATCTTCGTCGTCGAAGTACGACGTGTGAACCAGTTCGCTGCCGGACACCGATTCGGTTAAGCGAGCGGTCGCGGTTAACGGCGAGCTGGCCAACAACTGCCGCAGCTTGGGCGCCATATTGCGGGCCCCCTGGTCGGCACGTTGAACCAAACGCTCACATAGCCAACCGGGCAACTGGGGGTACGGTCGCCCCAAAATGTTCTCGGTCGGCCAGGGATGCACGGCCACGATTTTGCCGCCCGGCCGATTGTTGCCCTGCAGCGTTTTGATCACCTGAGCGGTCACGATGCGATTCAGTACCGGCTGCATGACGCCGTTATAAAACAATCCCAGCAGCCATTGGTGCGGGCGGCCCAAAGCGTGCAGGCGGTCCGAGGCGAATACTTGTTCGCGGGGGGCATAGCGGCCGACAAAGGACAGTGGCAGATCCAACGTCGCGCGCAACCCATTGATGGCTTCATCATCGGGCGACCACAGACCCATCCAGCGGTCGCCGTATAGCTCCATCGCCTTGCGGTCTAACTGTTCGTCTTGCCGAATTTGCCAAGACTCCAGCAACGGCGTCGCCACCATCGACAGCATACACAGCGTGACGTACAGGCAAGCGACAAACAGGCACAGCGAGCCGCAGGCCTGTAGCGAGGTGTAGGCTGCCAGGGGCTGGGCCGCAATCGAACGCCCCAGATGGGCGGCCAAGTAGACGCAGGGACCGGCCAACAGCAACCCCGCGACGCACCGCAAGGCACTGCTCCAACGCAGCATTTTCAATGATTTCTTGTTAAGAAACGGCGTCCCGACGGTGGACCAACTGCGGAGTCCCTTGAGCACCACGCCGCGGCGACAAGCCATGCGCAGGGCGGCCCAGATCAGCGACCCACCGTGGCTGTGGCCGATCAAATGGTAGGGCCGCGCGGCGGCATCGCGACGCTGCAGTTCGGCGAGCAAGTTCGCCGCCGCCTGCTCGCGATCGCGTTCGGTATTGGCGCCCGACCAATGGAACAGGGTTTCGGAATCCTCCAGCATTCCCGTGCCCCGAGGCAACTTGCCGGCAAATCGCTGCCAGAACACGCTGCCCCGCTGCCACCAACCGCGACCGTGGTCGCTTTCCGAGGCGGCAAAGGTTCCGTGAATGCAGAGGACGGATTCGTGGGCGGTGGTAAGGTACGACATGCCGGCAAGGATTAACAAATCAGCGGCCCGCGGGGAAGTGAGAAACGGGCGGTGGTGCAGCGAACCTCGTCAGGGGTGGTCCGCGAAACCAGCGGTCTCTGATAAGCTCTATAGCGTTATTGGCACAGCGTCCCCCAGGCAACAAGGAAAACCGATCGTGCGAGTGGTGATAGTGGATGATGCGGAAGCGGCAGCCTGCCGTGCCGCCCAAGAGATTGCGGCTTTGGTCCGCCAAAAACCCGATGCCGTCCTCGGCCTGGCGACCGGCGGGACCCCCGTTCGCTGCTATCGCGAATTGATCCGCCTGCATCAACACGATGGGCTCGATTTCGCCGCCGTTAGATCTTTTAACCTGGACGAATATCTCGGGTTGCCGGCAGATCACCCGCAGAGCTATCGTCGCTTCATGCAAGAGAATTTATTCGATCACCTGAACATCCCTTGCGAGCAAACCCATGTGCCCGATGGCATGGCCAGCGACATCGACGCCTTCTGCCAACAATACGAACAGCAAATCCAGGCAGCCGGCGGCATCGACCTGCAACTGTTGGGAATCGGCAGCGACGGCCACATCGCATTCAATGAACCCGGATCTTCGCTGGCCAGCCGCACCCGGTTGAAGTCGCTGGCCGCGGAAACCGTGCGCGATAACGCTCGCTTCTTTGGCAGCGAAGCCGATGTGCCCAAGCTGGCGATCACGATGGGCGTGGGCACGATCATGGAATCCAAACAGTGCCTGCTGTTGGCTACCGGCGCAAATAAAGCGACCGCGGTCCGCGAAGCGATCGAGGGCGCCGTCACGGCTCGCGTGACCGCTTCGGCCCTGCAAATGCACCCCCACACCATCGCCGTCTTGGACGCGCCAGCCGCCGCTCAACTGGAATTCGCCGACTACTACCGCGAAGCCGAACGCTTGAACGAATCGGTACGCAACACGCCCGCTCACTAAAAACACAGCGCTCTGACAACGCCGTCCACTGACAGGAATCACGATGCGGAAGTTCGGTACCCTTTCCGACGAATCGACCGCCAATCGATTAATCGATTATCTGCTCACCCAACAGATCCACGCGACCGCCAATGCCGCGGACGATCCGGCGGAAGGTTGGGAGCTGTGGGTGCGCGAAGAGGATCAGCTTCCCAAAGCTCGGCAAATCCTTGCTCAGTACCAAGCCAGCCCCGAGGCGTCACAGTATGTCGCCGCGGCTGCCGAGGCGAAGCAGATTCGCAAACAAAACGAGGCCGCGGCGAAACAGCGGGCGAAGCTGGTTCGCAAGATGCCGCGCAGCAATCTGATGGACATCCGCTCTCGCCCCATTCCCTTTACCATCGCCGTAATCGTGATCGCCTCCATCGCGGGGCTGATCACCAATTTCGGCAATCCTCCCAGCGATGGTCTGAGGTATGAGGAAAACGCCAACGGCACCATCGAGGTACCGGAACAATCGTTCGGCTTGGCGTTGTTTCGCAATATGATGATGATCGATCCCTTGGCTTACGAATACGGCAATCAACGAGCTGGCAACCGCGACCCACTGGACCGGATTCGTCGCGGCGAAGTCTGGAGGCTGATCACGCCGGCCTTCCTGCATGGCAGTATCATGCACCTGGCCTTCAACATGTTGATGATGTACTCGCTGGGCGGCATCCTGGAACGACTGCACGGTACGGTGTTCTTGATACTGCTGTTTTTGATCACCGGAGTGGTGGCCACCCTGGCGCAGGCCTATACCCCCGCCGCGTTGGGCGGCAGCCCGCTACAGCTTGGCGCCTCGGGCGTGATCTTTGGGCTGTTCGGCTACCTCTGGGTACGTCCGATGCTGCAACCCAGTTTCCCCGTGCGGATTCCGCAAAGCAGTGTCGTCATCATCCTGGGCTGGGGCCTGTTGTGTATGACGCCGATCATTCCCAACGTGGCCAACGCGGCTCACGTTGGCGGCTTGGTGGCGGGGATCGCCGTGGTCCCGTTGGCGATCCGGCTCTGGCCCTTTCCTTGAACACCGCATCCGCGATGAACGCCTGGAAGCATCGGTTCACCGGCCCGGCGGGCATCCTGCAAGTGCTCCGCGTGGCCCTGCCGTTAATGATCAGCACGGGAACGTTCTCCCTAGTGCTGTTCATCGACCGTACGCTACTGCTGTGGTACGACGGTTCGGCGATGAGTGCATCGATGGCCGCCGGCAATCTGTTTTGGGCCCTGATCTGTTTGCCGTTTGGACTGGCTTCGATGACCGGCGCCTTTGTCGCCCAGTACGTGGGCGCCGGGCAGCAAGAAAAGATCGGGCGGCTGCTATGGCAAAGCGTCTGGTTTGCCCTCGGCACGGCCCCCTTCTTTTTAATTCTGGCGGTGCTGGCCCCCTGGATGTTTCGTGCCAGCAATCAGCCGCCGGACCTGATCGCGCTGGAATCGATGTACCTGCGAATCCTGCTGGTCGGCGCCGTCGGCTCGGTTCTGGACACGGCGCTCAGCGGATTCTTTAGCGGTACCGAACGGACGCAAACCATTATGTGGTGCAGCATCGCCACGGCGGCGATGAACGTGGTGCTGGATGTGGGACTGGTGTTTGGCATCGGCCCGCTGCCGGAACTGGGCATCGTGGGCGCGGGGATCGCCAGCGCGATCT from Roseimaritima ulvae includes these protein-coding regions:
- the nagB gene encoding glucosamine-6-phosphate deaminase, translating into MRVVIVDDAEAAACRAAQEIAALVRQKPDAVLGLATGGTPVRCYRELIRLHQHDGLDFAAVRSFNLDEYLGLPADHPQSYRRFMQENLFDHLNIPCEQTHVPDGMASDIDAFCQQYEQQIQAAGGIDLQLLGIGSDGHIAFNEPGSSLASRTRLKSLAAETVRDNARFFGSEADVPKLAITMGVGTIMESKQCLLLATGANKATAVREAIEGAVTARVTASALQMHPHTIAVLDAPAAAQLEFADYYREAERLNESVRNTPAH
- a CDS encoding rhomboid family intramembrane serine protease → MRKFGTLSDESTANRLIDYLLTQQIHATANAADDPAEGWELWVREEDQLPKARQILAQYQASPEASQYVAAAAEAKQIRKQNEAAAKQRAKLVRKMPRSNLMDIRSRPIPFTIAVIVIASIAGLITNFGNPPSDGLRYEENANGTIEVPEQSFGLALFRNMMMIDPLAYEYGNQRAGNRDPLDRIRRGEVWRLITPAFLHGSIMHLAFNMLMMYSLGGILERLHGTVFLILLFLITGVVATLAQAYTPAALGGSPLQLGASGVIFGLFGYLWVRPMLQPSFPVRIPQSSVVIILGWGLLCMTPIIPNVANAAHVGGLVAGIAVVPLAIRLWPFP
- a CDS encoding lipase family protein is translated as MSYLTTAHESVLCIHGTFAASESDHGRGWWQRGSVFWQRFAGKLPRGTGMLEDSETLFHWSGANTERDREQAAANLLAELQRRDAAARPYHLIGHSHGGSLIWAALRMACRRGVVLKGLRSWSTVGTPFLNKKSLKMLRWSSALRCVAGLLLAGPCVYLAAHLGRSIAAQPLAAYTSLQACGSLCLFVACLYVTLCMLSMVATPLLESWQIRQDEQLDRKAMELYGDRWMGLWSPDDEAINGLRATLDLPLSFVGRYAPREQVFASDRLHALGRPHQWLLGLFYNGVMQPVLNRIVTAQVIKTLQGNNRPGGKIVAVHPWPTENILGRPYPQLPGWLCERLVQRADQGARNMAPKLRQLLASSPLTATARLTESVSGSELVHTSYFDDEDVVSLLALHIAWATDNRSYLGQVNERWPQGVIWFSRFKASLGVRVSTAPQRGMTWEAETQRERDRRPAEVLSMYAEIEDLVRDEPVHDQPVRRKVA